Proteins encoded by one window of Podarcis muralis chromosome 11, rPodMur119.hap1.1, whole genome shotgun sequence:
- the ARRDC3 gene encoding arrestin domain-containing protein 3, which yields MVLGKVKSLTISFDCLNDSNVPVYSSGDTVSGRVNLEVTGEIRVKSLKIHARGHAKVRWTESRNAGSNTAYTQNYTEEVEYFNHKDILIGHERDDDNSEEGLHIIHSGRHEYAFSFELPQTPLATSFEGRHGSVRYWVKAELHRPWLLPVKLKKEFTVFEHIDINTPSLLSPQAGTKEKTLCCWFCTSGPISLSAKIERKGYTPGESIQIFAEIENCSSRMVVPKAAIYQTQAFYAKGKMKEVKQLVANLRGESLSSGKTETWNGKQLKIPPVSPSILDCSIIRVEYSLMVYVDIPGAMDLFLNLPLVIGTIPLHPFGSRTSSVSSQCSMNMNWLGLTLPERPEAPPSYAEVVTEEQRQSSLAPVAACDDFERALQGPLFAYIQEFRFLPPPLYSEIDPNPDQPSDDRPSCPSR from the exons aTGGTGCTGGGGAAGGTGAAGAGTTTGACAATAAGCTTTGACTGTCTTAATGACAGCAACGTCCCCGTCTATTCTAGCGGGGATACAGTCTCAGGAAGGGTGAATTTagaagtgactggggaaattagAGTCAAATCGCTTAAAATCCATGCAAGAGGACATGCAAAAGTACGCTGGACTGAATCTAGAAATGCTGGATCCAACACTGCCTACACACAGAATTACACTGAAGAAGTAGAATATTTTAACCATAAAGATATCTTAATTGGACACGAAAGAG ATGATGACAATTCTGAAGAAGGCCTCCACATCATTCATTCAGGACGGCACGAATATGCATTCAGCTTTGAGCTTCCACAGAC ACCACTTGCTACCTCATTTGAAGGCAGACATGGCAGTGTGCGCTATTGGGTGAAAGCAGAATTGCACAGGCCTTGGCTTCTACCAGTAAAATTAAAGAAGGAATTTACAGTCTTTGAACATATAGATATCAACACTCCTTCATTACTG tCACCCCAAGCAGGCACAAAAGAAAAGACTCTCTGTTGCTGGTTTTGTACCTCAGGCCCAATATCCTTAAGTGCCAAAATCGAAAGGAAGGGCTATACCCCAG GTGAATCAATTCAGATCTTCGCAGAGATTGAGAACTGTTCCTCCCGGATGGTGGTGCCAAAAGCTGCCATTTATCAAACACAGGCATTCTATGCGAAAGGGAAAATGAAGGAAGTAAAGCAGCTTGTTGCCAACTTGCGTGGGGAATCCCTGTCGTCGGGGAAGACAGAAACCTGGAATGGCAAGCAGTTAAAAATTCCACCCGTCTCTCCCTCTATCCTTGATTGCAGTATAATCCGCGTGGAATATTCTCTAATG GTATACGTGGATATTCCAGGTGCAATGGACTTATTTCTTAATTTACCACTTGTCATCGGTACTATCCCTTTACACCCGTTTGGCAGCAGAACTTCAAGTGTGAGCAGCCAGTGTAGCATGAACATGAATTGGCTTGGTCTGACACTGCCTGAAAGACCAGAAG CACCTCCTAGCTATGCAGAAGTGGTCACAGAAGAGCAGAGACAGTCCAGCCTAGCACCTGTAGCTGCTTGCGATGACTTTGAAAGAGCACTTCAAGGACCATTATTCGCCTATATCCAGGAGTTCCGATTTCTGCCTCCTCCACTCTATTCTGAG atTGATCCAAACCCAGATCAGCCCTCAGATGACAGGCCGTCCTGCCCCTCGCGCTGA